Proteins encoded in a region of the Pseudomonas syringae KCTC 12500 genome:
- a CDS encoding AGE family epimerase/isomerase encodes MNNNNQTFSSWLRSPAHHQWLALEGNRLLTFAKASRLDNGFGSLDDYGRLMVGATAGTMNTARMTHCFAMAHAQGIPGCAALVDHGIAALRGPLHDAEHGGWFSAALEDGGKTDKQAYLHAFVALAASSAVVAGRPGAQALLSDAIQVIQTHFWSDQEGAMRESFARDWSNEESYRGANSNMHSTEAFLALADVTGDAQWLDRALSIVERVIHEHAGANNFQVIEHFTQDWQPLADYNRENPADGFRPFGTTPGHAFEWARLVLHLEAARRQAGRANPEWLLDDARQLFANACQYGWDVDGAPGIVYTLDWQNQPVVRHRLHWTHCEAAAAAAALLQRTGEQQYEDWYRCFWEFNETLFIDHEHGSWRHELNERNEPSADIWPGKPDLYHAYQATLLPVLPLAPSLASALAGLE; translated from the coding sequence ATGAATAACAATAATCAAACCTTCAGCAGTTGGCTGCGCTCGCCAGCCCATCACCAGTGGCTGGCACTGGAAGGCAATCGTTTGTTGACCTTCGCCAAGGCTTCGAGGCTGGACAACGGCTTTGGCAGTCTTGATGACTACGGTCGGCTGATGGTCGGTGCCACAGCAGGAACCATGAACACGGCGCGCATGACCCACTGTTTTGCCATGGCGCATGCGCAGGGCATCCCTGGCTGTGCTGCGCTGGTCGATCACGGTATCGCCGCACTGCGCGGACCGTTGCACGATGCCGAACACGGCGGCTGGTTCAGTGCCGCGCTCGAAGACGGCGGCAAGACCGACAAACAGGCTTATCTGCATGCGTTCGTCGCACTGGCGGCCAGTTCTGCCGTGGTGGCGGGGCGGCCTGGCGCGCAGGCATTGCTGTCCGACGCCATCCAGGTGATCCAGACGCATTTCTGGAGCGATCAGGAAGGCGCCATGCGTGAGTCGTTCGCGCGGGACTGGAGCAATGAGGAATCGTATCGCGGCGCCAACAGCAACATGCACAGCACCGAAGCCTTCCTTGCACTCGCCGATGTGACGGGTGACGCGCAGTGGCTCGACCGGGCGCTGAGCATTGTCGAGCGGGTTATCCATGAGCATGCCGGTGCCAACAACTTTCAGGTCATCGAGCATTTCACCCAGGACTGGCAGCCGCTTGCCGATTACAACCGGGAAAACCCGGCTGACGGTTTCCGGCCCTTCGGCACTACGCCGGGGCATGCCTTCGAGTGGGCGCGGCTGGTGTTGCATCTGGAGGCTGCGCGCCGTCAGGCCGGACGCGCCAACCCCGAATGGTTGCTGGACGATGCCCGCCAACTGTTTGCCAATGCCTGCCAGTACGGTTGGGATGTCGATGGAGCACCGGGTATTGTCTACACCCTCGACTGGCAGAACCAGCCGGTGGTCCGTCATCGCCTGCACTGGACTCACTGCGAGGCGGCCGCTGCTGCTGCCGCATTGCTGCAACGTACCGGCGAGCAGCAGTATGAAGACTGGTATCGCTGTTTCTGGGAGTTCAACGAGACTCTGTTCATCGATCATGAACATGGCAGCTGGCGCCATGAGCTGAACGAGCGCAACGAGCCCAGCGCAGACATATGGCCCGGCAAGCCGGACCTTTATCACGCCTATCAGGCCACGTTATTGCCGGTGTTGCCGCTGGCGCCAAGCCTGGCCAGCGCTCTGGCGGGGTTGGAATAA
- a CDS encoding methyl-accepting chemotaxis protein — MMQVNLREAMRHIGSSATQLASAATELNSVTEDSYRGLNQQNAEIDQAATAINEMTSAVEEVARNAVSTSDASNQSSTSALAGQTRVIETVQSIQTLTDNVQTTSTLVQNLANQSQDIGKVLDVIRSIAEQTNLLALNAAIEAARAGESGRGFAVVADEVRALAHRTQQSTLEIDSMVSAMRSGSAQALDSMNTSRDRADSTLALAKGAGESLSEITSSINQISERNLVIASAAEEQAQVSREVDRNIVNIRDLSMQSTQGANQISASSHELSRLAADLSQVVSRFKV; from the coding sequence ATGATGCAGGTCAATCTGCGTGAAGCCATGCGCCACATCGGCAGTTCGGCCACCCAACTGGCATCGGCCGCTACCGAGCTCAACTCGGTCACCGAAGACAGCTACCGCGGCTTGAACCAGCAGAATGCAGAGATCGATCAGGCCGCTACAGCGATCAACGAAATGACCTCGGCAGTAGAAGAAGTTGCGCGTAATGCCGTGTCCACGTCGGACGCCTCAAACCAGTCCAGTACCTCGGCATTGGCGGGCCAGACGCGGGTGATCGAGACGGTGCAGTCGATCCAGACGCTGACCGACAACGTACAAACCACTTCGACGCTGGTGCAAAACCTTGCCAATCAGTCGCAGGACATCGGTAAAGTGCTGGACGTGATCCGCTCGATTGCCGAGCAGACCAACCTGTTGGCACTCAACGCCGCCATCGAAGCGGCACGTGCAGGCGAGTCGGGCCGTGGTTTCGCGGTGGTGGCGGACGAAGTCCGGGCATTGGCGCATCGCACCCAGCAGTCGACCCTGGAAATCGATTCGATGGTCAGTGCCATGCGCAGCGGTTCGGCGCAGGCACTCGATTCGATGAACACCAGCCGCGATCGGGCCGACTCGACGTTGGCGCTGGCCAAGGGCGCGGGCGAGTCCTTGAGCGAAATCACCTCGTCGATCAATCAGATTTCCGAGCGCAATCTGGTGATTGCCAGCGCGGCGGAAGAGCAGGCGCAAGTCTCGCGTGAGGTCGATCGCAATATCGTCAACATTCGCGATCTGTCCATGCAGTCGACTCAGGGTGCCAACCAGATCAGTGCGTCGAGCCACGAATTGTCGCGTCTGGCGGCCGACCTGAGCCAGGTGGTCTCACGCTTCAAGGTGTAA
- a CDS encoding glycerate kinase — MKIVIAPDSFKDSLSAQAVADAIASGVAEVWPHAELIKCPMADGGEGTIEALLAACNGELMSASVSGPLGAPVTAHWGWLAESRTAIIEMAMASGLQLLTLAQRDACVTSTEGTGQLISAALDAGARRVILAIGGSATNDGGSGMLTALGARFLDADDQPLAPGGLALAELARIDLSGFDPRLSDVCIEIAADVDNPLCGPNGASSIFGPQKGASPEQVMALDAALGCFADQTAQVLGEDLRNSPGSGAAGGMGFAAKAYLKASFRAGVEVVADLTGLEQALIGADLVITGEGRFDAQTLRGKTPLGVARVAQRRQVPVIVLAGTLGEGYEQLYAHGIGAAFALVSGPMSLEQACRDTRRLLHERARDVARLWQMASGG, encoded by the coding sequence ATGAAAATAGTCATCGCCCCCGACTCGTTCAAAGACAGCCTCAGCGCCCAGGCAGTTGCCGACGCGATCGCCAGTGGTGTGGCAGAAGTCTGGCCGCATGCCGAGCTGATCAAATGCCCGATGGCAGACGGCGGGGAGGGCACCATCGAGGCGCTGCTGGCTGCCTGCAATGGCGAGCTGATGAGCGCCAGCGTCAGCGGCCCGCTAGGCGCCCCGGTCACTGCCCACTGGGGCTGGCTGGCGGAGAGCAGGACCGCAATCATCGAAATGGCCATGGCCAGTGGCTTGCAACTGCTGACCCTCGCACAACGCGACGCCTGTGTGACCAGCACGGAAGGCACCGGCCAATTGATCTCGGCGGCACTGGATGCAGGAGCCCGTCGGGTGATTCTGGCCATCGGCGGCAGCGCAACCAACGATGGCGGCAGCGGCATGCTTACAGCCTTGGGGGCGCGCTTTCTGGATGCCGACGATCAGCCTCTGGCGCCCGGTGGGCTCGCGCTTGCCGAGCTGGCGCGTATCGATCTGAGCGGTTTTGATCCACGCTTGTCTGACGTGTGCATCGAGATCGCCGCCGACGTCGATAATCCACTCTGCGGACCGAATGGCGCCTCATCTATCTTCGGCCCGCAAAAAGGCGCATCGCCCGAGCAGGTCATGGCGCTGGACGCCGCGCTCGGCTGTTTTGCCGACCAAACGGCTCAGGTTCTCGGCGAGGACTTGCGCAACAGTCCTGGCAGCGGTGCGGCTGGGGGCATGGGCTTTGCCGCCAAGGCCTACCTGAAGGCCTCGTTTCGTGCCGGCGTGGAAGTGGTGGCCGACCTGACCGGGCTGGAGCAGGCGTTGATCGGTGCCGATCTGGTCATCACCGGCGAAGGCCGTTTCGACGCGCAAACCCTGCGTGGCAAGACCCCGCTTGGCGTTGCGCGGGTCGCCCAGCGTCGGCAAGTGCCGGTGATTGTGCTGGCGGGAACTCTGGGCGAAGGCTACGAGCAGCTGTACGCGCATGGCATCGGCGCAGCCTTTGCTCTGGTCAGCGGACCAATGAGTCTCGAGCAGGCCTGCCGCGATACCCGCCGCCTGTTGCACGAGCGCGCGCGCGATGTGGCGCGGCTCTGGCAGATGGCTTCGGGCGGCTGA
- a CDS encoding sugar diacid recognition domain-containing protein, with protein MFALDRALAQDIVDRAMAILPYNVNVMDYLGIIIGSGDAERLCTRHEGAQRVLANRQVVEIDSLAASQLGGVKPGVNLPLMLDHQLVGVLGITGEPDEVRVYGELVKMTAEMLMEQRRQQADLQWRAQRSEDLLARLLLPECPDSLVDEARQLGLQPHLARQVVLLQFGEEGLAASQAAKWLGTRYADSWCVLREPTLLYWCRATGKERDDALLLKQFDEHHWPVQRMATVAQSADLPTLRQACAAARDLLDYASQARPAQRLLRLEAYRLPVLFWRYRHDWLAEHVAEPLERLHTHTQLLDTLCKWFEYSGESQACAEALGIHRNSLRYRLEKIGELTGCDPYKTDDLLRLYLGAQMITRQT; from the coding sequence ATGTTCGCCCTTGATCGAGCGCTGGCTCAGGACATCGTCGACCGGGCCATGGCCATCCTGCCGTACAACGTCAATGTCATGGACTACCTGGGCATCATCATCGGCAGCGGTGATGCCGAGCGATTGTGTACCCGTCATGAAGGCGCGCAGCGAGTGCTGGCCAACCGGCAGGTGGTGGAAATCGATTCCCTGGCGGCGTCGCAACTCGGGGGTGTCAAGCCCGGCGTCAACCTGCCGCTGATGCTCGACCATCAACTGGTGGGCGTGCTCGGTATCACTGGCGAGCCGGATGAGGTGCGGGTGTATGGCGAATTGGTGAAGATGACTGCCGAGATGCTCATGGAACAGCGTCGTCAGCAGGCTGATCTTCAATGGCGGGCGCAGCGCAGCGAAGACCTGCTGGCTCGCCTGCTGTTGCCGGAGTGTCCCGACAGCCTGGTGGATGAAGCGCGCCAGCTGGGTTTGCAGCCGCACCTGGCGCGTCAGGTGGTGCTGCTGCAGTTTGGCGAGGAGGGGCTGGCTGCCAGCCAGGCTGCCAAATGGCTTGGCACGCGCTACGCCGACAGCTGGTGCGTGCTGCGCGAGCCCACCTTGCTGTACTGGTGCCGCGCGACGGGCAAGGAGCGTGACGATGCGCTGCTGCTCAAGCAGTTCGATGAACACCACTGGCCAGTGCAGCGTATGGCCACCGTGGCGCAATCGGCAGACCTGCCCACCCTGCGCCAGGCCTGCGCCGCAGCGCGGGATCTGCTCGACTACGCCAGCCAGGCAAGGCCGGCGCAGCGTCTGCTGCGTCTTGAAGCGTATCGGTTGCCGGTGCTCTTCTGGCGCTACCGGCATGACTGGCTGGCGGAACACGTCGCCGAGCCGTTGGAGCGTCTGCACACGCATACTCAACTGCTCGACACCTTGTGCAAATGGTTCGAGTACAGCGGCGAAAGTCAGGCCTGCGCCGAAGCGCTGGGTATCCATCGCAACAGCCTGCGCTACCGGCTGGAGAAGATTGGCGAGTTGACGGGCTGCGATCCCTACAAGACCGACGACCTGCTGCGGCTGTACCTGGGGGCGCAGATGATCACTCGCCAGACCTGA
- a CDS encoding alpha/beta hydrolase — MAESEEPKQRFEDYRQQTLELIRNQRNFQTADHQAELDWNAPRQWTPSGTPKGGVLLVHGLGDSAWSFHDVAQTLAAQGYLVRTVLLPGHGTKPEDMLDVRLEQWQQVVREQAQLLGREVPKVYLGGFSTGANLVLDYAYGHDEIAGLLLFSPAFRSNSGYAWLTPWIGWARPWLAAPNEGLRPMQTPVRYMNMPTNGFAQFYRSSALAQDRLHQRRYDKPVFIAIAEHDSVLDTDYVLDNFSQRFSNPASRLIWYGDLPARAANTPRVEARKDYLPEYRISRFSHMGLLFSADNPLYGLSGSQRICWNGQSTPDTAKCMAGEPVWYSDWGYTEPGKIHARLTFNPYFEWQTHVMLGVLNATP, encoded by the coding sequence ATGGCAGAAAGCGAAGAGCCAAAGCAACGCTTTGAAGACTACCGTCAGCAGACCCTCGAGCTGATCCGCAACCAGCGCAACTTCCAGACCGCCGACCACCAGGCCGAACTGGACTGGAACGCGCCGCGCCAGTGGACCCCGAGCGGGACACCCAAGGGCGGCGTGCTGCTGGTGCACGGCCTGGGGGATTCGGCGTGGTCGTTTCATGACGTGGCACAGACGCTCGCCGCTCAGGGCTATCTGGTCCGAACCGTGCTGTTGCCGGGGCATGGCACCAAGCCCGAAGACATGCTCGACGTGCGCCTCGAACAGTGGCAGCAAGTGGTGCGCGAACAGGCGCAGTTGCTCGGTCGCGAAGTGCCGAAGGTTTATCTGGGCGGTTTTTCGACCGGCGCCAATCTGGTCCTCGATTACGCCTATGGTCATGACGAAATCGCCGGTCTGCTCTTGTTCTCGCCGGCATTTCGCTCCAACAGCGGCTATGCCTGGCTGACCCCGTGGATCGGCTGGGCACGACCCTGGCTTGCCGCGCCGAACGAAGGCCTGCGCCCAATGCAGACGCCGGTTCGTTACATGAACATGCCCACCAATGGTTTTGCCCAGTTCTATCGCAGCAGCGCGCTGGCCCAGGACCGTTTGCATCAGCGGCGCTATGACAAGCCGGTGTTCATCGCCATCGCCGAGCACGACTCGGTACTCGACACTGATTACGTGCTGGATAATTTCAGCCAGCGCTTCAGTAATCCCGCCAGTCGGCTGATCTGGTACGGCGACCTGCCCGCCCGGGCTGCCAATACGCCACGCGTCGAGGCGCGCAAGGACTACCTGCCGGAATACCGCATCAGCCGCTTCTCACACATGGGCCTGCTTTTTTCAGCGGACAATCCGCTTTACGGCCTATCGGGCAGCCAGCGTATCTGCTGGAACGGCCAGAGCACACCGGACACCGCCAAATGCATGGCGGGCGAGCCGGTGTGGTATTCGGACTGGGGCTACACCGAGCCGGGCAAGATCCATGCGCGGCTGACCTTCAACCCGTATTTCGAGTGGCAGACACACGTGATGCTCGGCGTGCTGAACGCAACGCCGTAG
- a CDS encoding FadR/GntR family transcriptional regulator: MQEPASTAPKRRQHSLATDLVTELSQRILLGKIAPGQKLPSENQIVREHGVSRTVVREAISKLQASGLVVTHHGIGTFVLERSDQTGLRLKVETVSRVRDIIELRIGLETQAVALAAVRRTDEQLAAMRQALDDYQDLLANDDSCVEADKRFHMLIAEATGNPYFLEIMQHLGSAVIPRSRIASSERAGNNLAHQGYLANLEHEALLSAIRRKDPDAARAAMWTHLSNSRERLVPLE, encoded by the coding sequence ATGCAAGAGCCTGCCAGCACAGCGCCCAAACGCCGTCAGCACAGCCTGGCCACTGATCTGGTCACCGAACTGAGCCAGCGAATTCTGCTCGGCAAGATCGCACCCGGACAGAAGCTGCCGTCCGAGAACCAGATCGTTCGCGAGCATGGCGTCAGTCGAACTGTGGTGCGTGAAGCGATCTCCAAATTGCAGGCGTCCGGGCTGGTGGTGACCCATCACGGCATCGGCACATTCGTGCTCGAGCGCAGTGACCAGACGGGGCTGCGGCTCAAGGTCGAGACCGTTTCCAGAGTGCGCGATATCATCGAACTGCGTATCGGCCTGGAAACCCAGGCGGTGGCGCTGGCAGCTGTGCGCCGTACCGATGAGCAACTGGCGGCTATGCGTCAGGCGCTGGATGATTATCAGGACCTCCTGGCCAACGACGACAGCTGTGTCGAGGCTGACAAACGCTTTCACATGTTGATCGCCGAAGCCACCGGCAACCCGTATTTTCTGGAGATCATGCAACACCTGGGCAGCGCGGTCATTCCGCGCAGCCGCATTGCATCGAGCGAGCGGGCAGGCAACAACCTCGCGCATCAGGGCTATCTGGCCAACCTCGAACACGAAGCACTGCTCAGCGCCATTCGCCGCAAAGACCCGGATGCCGCGCGCGCGGCGATGTGGACGCACCTGAGCAACAGCCGAGAGCGGCTGGTCCCGCTGGAGTAG
- a CDS encoding MFS transporter gives MADGTGSVLNSAVSKVKRHVLPLFVIMFIVNYIDRVNIGFVRSHMEHDLGIGAAAYGLGAGLFFIGYALFEVPSNILLQKVGARIWLTRIMLTWGIVAACMAFIQTETHFYILRFLLGVAEAGFFPGVIYYFTRWLPGVERGKAIAIFLSGSAIASLISGPLSGLLLQITGFGLKGWQWMYFIEGMFSVGLCFFVWFWLDSKPHDAKWLTREEQDALVNAIDAEQAAREAATPVKASIGKLLKDGQIILFCLIYFFIQLTIYAATFWLPSIIRKMGSLTDFEVGMFNSIPWLLSIIGMYVFATLSAKWKRQQAWVAIALLIAAAGMFMSTTGSPIFAFVAICFAALGFKSASSLFWPIPQAYLDARIAAAVIALINSVGNLGGFVAPTTFGLLEEHTGSIQGGLYGLTATSIIAAIIVLAARNNPKPGATPVAAIQTPATH, from the coding sequence ATGGCCGACGGCACAGGTTCGGTTCTGAATTCAGCCGTATCCAAGGTCAAACGTCACGTCCTGCCGCTTTTCGTCATCATGTTCATCGTCAACTACATCGACCGGGTCAACATCGGCTTCGTGCGTTCGCACATGGAGCATGACTTGGGTATCGGCGCTGCAGCCTATGGCCTGGGTGCCGGACTGTTCTTCATCGGCTACGCCCTCTTCGAAGTCCCTTCCAACATCCTGCTGCAGAAAGTCGGCGCGCGTATCTGGCTGACGCGAATCATGCTCACCTGGGGTATCGTCGCCGCCTGCATGGCCTTCATCCAGACCGAAACCCACTTCTACATCCTGCGCTTTCTGCTCGGCGTGGCCGAGGCCGGTTTCTTTCCAGGTGTGATCTACTACTTCACCCGCTGGCTGCCTGGCGTCGAGCGTGGCAAGGCGATTGCCATCTTTCTCAGCGGCTCGGCCATCGCCTCGCTGATCTCGGGCCCGTTGTCCGGCCTGCTGTTGCAAATCACCGGTTTCGGCCTGAAAGGCTGGCAGTGGATGTACTTCATCGAAGGCATGTTCTCGGTCGGCCTGTGCTTCTTCGTCTGGTTCTGGCTGGACTCCAAGCCACACGATGCCAAGTGGCTGACCCGCGAAGAACAGGATGCGCTGGTCAACGCCATCGATGCCGAACAGGCTGCCCGTGAAGCGGCGACGCCGGTCAAGGCCTCCATCGGCAAGCTGCTCAAGGACGGTCAGATCATTCTGTTCTGCCTGATCTACTTCTTCATCCAGCTGACGATTTACGCAGCGACGTTCTGGCTGCCGAGCATTATCCGCAAAATGGGCAGTCTGACTGACTTCGAAGTCGGCATGTTCAACTCGATTCCGTGGCTGCTGTCGATCATCGGCATGTACGTGTTCGCCACGCTGTCCGCCAAGTGGAAACGTCAGCAGGCCTGGGTAGCCATTGCGCTACTGATTGCCGCTGCCGGGATGTTCATGTCGACCACCGGCAGCCCGATCTTCGCCTTCGTTGCCATCTGCTTTGCAGCGCTGGGTTTCAAGTCGGCTTCTTCGTTGTTCTGGCCGATCCCACAGGCCTATCTGGACGCACGGATCGCCGCTGCGGTCATCGCGCTGATCAATTCGGTGGGCAACCTCGGCGGCTTCGTGGCACCGACCACATTCGGCCTGCTGGAAGAACACACCGGCTCGATCCAGGGCGGACTGTATGGCCTGACCGCCACTTCGATCATCGCCGCGATCATTGTTTTAGCCGCGCGCAATAACCCCAAGCCTGGCGCGACGCCGGTCGCCGCCATTCAGACGCCGGCAACCCACTGA
- the gudD gene encoding glucarate dehydratase has translation MNIQQSNITSKAPVITEMQVVPVAGHDDMLLNLSGAHGPYFTRNVIILKDNAGHVGVGEVPGGELIRQTLEDARSLVVGSSIGTYQKILNEARKAFADRDSGGRGLQTFDLRIAIHAVTALEAALLDLLGQHLEVPVAALLGEGQQRDQVEMLGYLFYVGDQRKTDLAYRSEPEADNDWFRIRHEEALTPEAVVRLAEAAHQRYGFQDFKLKGGVLSGDQEIEAVTALAERFPDARITLDPNGAWSLKEAIRLCRDQHHVLAYAEDPCGAENGYSGREVMAEFRRATGLKTATNMIATDWREMGHAIQLQSVDIPLADPHFWTMQGSVRVAQMCNEWGLTWGSHSNNHFDISLAMFTHVAAAAPGTITAIDTHWIWQDGQRLTKAPLQILGGKVEVPKKPGLGVELDMDQLAKAHELYKGMGLGARNDAVAMQFLIPDWKFNNKQPCLVR, from the coding sequence ATGAACATTCAGCAATCCAATATCACCAGCAAGGCCCCCGTCATTACCGAGATGCAGGTTGTGCCCGTAGCGGGCCATGACGACATGCTGCTCAACCTGAGCGGCGCACATGGCCCCTACTTCACCCGCAACGTGATCATTCTCAAGGACAATGCAGGACATGTCGGTGTGGGCGAAGTGCCTGGCGGCGAGCTGATTCGCCAGACGCTGGAAGACGCGCGATCGCTGGTCGTCGGCAGCAGCATTGGCACTTACCAGAAGATTCTCAACGAGGCACGCAAGGCGTTTGCCGATCGGGACTCCGGTGGCCGTGGCTTGCAGACGTTCGACCTGCGCATTGCCATTCATGCGGTCACCGCGCTGGAGGCGGCGCTCCTCGACCTGCTTGGCCAGCATCTGGAAGTACCGGTTGCGGCGCTGCTGGGCGAAGGTCAGCAGCGCGATCAGGTCGAAATGCTCGGTTACCTGTTTTATGTTGGCGACCAGCGCAAGACCGATCTGGCCTACCGCAGCGAACCGGAGGCCGACAACGACTGGTTCCGTATCCGCCATGAAGAAGCACTGACTCCAGAGGCCGTGGTGCGCCTGGCCGAAGCCGCGCATCAGCGTTACGGCTTTCAGGACTTCAAGCTCAAGGGCGGCGTGTTGAGCGGCGACCAGGAAATCGAAGCAGTGACGGCGCTCGCCGAACGCTTCCCCGACGCGCGCATTACGCTGGACCCCAATGGTGCCTGGTCGCTCAAGGAAGCGATCCGCCTGTGCCGCGATCAGCATCATGTGCTGGCCTACGCCGAAGATCCGTGCGGCGCAGAAAACGGTTATTCCGGTCGCGAAGTGATGGCCGAATTCCGCCGCGCTACCGGACTCAAGACAGCCACCAACATGATCGCCACCGACTGGCGGGAAATGGGTCACGCCATACAGTTGCAGTCAGTGGACATTCCGCTGGCCGACCCGCACTTCTGGACCATGCAGGGCTCGGTACGGGTGGCGCAGATGTGCAACGAGTGGGGCCTGACCTGGGGCTCGCACTCTAACAACCATTTTGATATTTCCCTGGCGATGTTCACCCACGTGGCCGCTGCAGCGCCGGGCACTATCACCGCGATCGATACACACTGGATCTGGCAGGACGGTCAGCGTCTCACCAAGGCGCCGCTGCAAATCCTCGGTGGCAAGGTCGAGGTTCCGAAGAAACCGGGGCTCGGTGTCGAGCTGGACATGGACCAGTTGGCCAAGGCTCACGAACTCTATAAAGGCATGGGCCTGGGCGCGCGTAACGACGCCGTGGCCATGCAGTTTCTGATCCCGGACTGGAAATTCAACAACAAGCAGCCTTGTCTGGTGCGTTGA
- a CDS encoding DUF1345 domain-containing protein, translated as MRHLARTRPRLTLAALVGLTAGIAWSWLIPHSTLTQSLLTGWDTGVWLYLIMIFIRTLRSDADDVRRVAMREDENAGVILVTVCVAALASLAAIIFEIANSKGLSNDAKMLHHAFTGLTVIGSWLMIGVIFSLHYARMFYTWKGKEPALAFVGGEKNPDYWDFLYFSFTLSVAVQTSDVGVATREMRKVVLGQSLICFVFNTAILGFSINIAASLFN; from the coding sequence ATGCGCCATCTCGCCCGCACCCGCCCTCGCCTCACCCTTGCCGCTCTGGTCGGCCTGACCGCAGGCATCGCCTGGTCCTGGCTCATCCCTCACTCGACACTGACCCAGAGCCTGCTGACTGGCTGGGACACAGGGGTTTGGCTTTATCTGATCATGATTTTCATCCGCACGCTGCGCAGCGACGCTGACGATGTGCGGCGGGTCGCGATGAGAGAAGACGAAAACGCGGGGGTCATTCTGGTGACGGTCTGCGTTGCGGCGCTGGCCAGCCTGGCCGCAATCATTTTTGAAATCGCCAACAGCAAAGGCCTTTCCAACGACGCCAAGATGCTTCACCACGCCTTCACCGGCCTGACGGTCATAGGATCCTGGCTGATGATCGGCGTGATCTTCAGCCTGCATTACGCACGCATGTTCTACACCTGGAAAGGCAAAGAGCCCGCGCTGGCATTTGTGGGCGGTGAAAAGAACCCCGATTACTGGGATTTTCTGTACTTTTCGTTCACCCTCAGCGTCGCGGTGCAAACCTCCGACGTTGGCGTTGCGACGCGTGAAATGCGCAAGGTCGTGCTCGGCCAGTCGTTGATCTGTTTTGTGTTCAACACCGCGATTCTGGGTTTTTCGATCAACATCGCCGCCAGCCTGTTCAATTAG
- a CDS encoding D-2-hydroxyacid dehydrogenase family protein: MTPLKIAVLDDWQNVASTVVDWSVLDSVGKVSFLHDYPADTSTMARRLRDFDIICVMRERTLFDATLLSQLPALKLLVTGGMRNAAIDTAAAKRQGIVVCGTESYKHAAPELTWALIMGITRNLVAEANSLRAGNWQAGLGSDLNGKTLGILGLGSIGKWIARYGQAFGMKVIAWSQNLTPEAAAESGVTYVSKQQLFEQADVLSVHLVLSDRSRGLVDAEALNWMKPGAYLINSSRGPIIDQAALIETLQQRRIAGAALDVFDIEPLPADHPFRTLDNVLATPHIGYVTENNYRTFYGQMIEDIQAWHAGSPIRVFG; the protein is encoded by the coding sequence ATGACCCCATTGAAAATAGCGGTACTCGATGACTGGCAAAACGTAGCCAGCACTGTAGTGGACTGGTCCGTGCTTGATTCAGTGGGCAAGGTCAGTTTTCTGCATGACTACCCTGCCGATACATCGACCATGGCGCGGCGCCTGCGAGACTTCGACATCATTTGCGTGATGCGCGAGCGAACCCTGTTCGATGCGACATTGCTCAGCCAGCTGCCGGCGCTGAAACTGCTGGTCACCGGCGGTATGCGCAATGCGGCGATTGATACCGCTGCGGCCAAGCGTCAGGGCATTGTCGTGTGTGGAACTGAAAGCTATAAGCATGCGGCACCGGAGCTGACCTGGGCGCTGATCATGGGCATCACCCGCAACCTGGTGGCCGAGGCCAACTCGTTGCGTGCCGGCAACTGGCAGGCAGGACTGGGCAGCGACCTTAATGGCAAAACCCTGGGCATTCTCGGCCTGGGCAGTATCGGTAAGTGGATCGCCCGCTACGGGCAGGCATTCGGCATGAAGGTCATTGCCTGGAGCCAGAACCTGACGCCAGAGGCTGCTGCCGAGTCCGGCGTCACCTATGTCAGCAAACAGCAACTGTTCGAACAGGCCGATGTGCTGTCGGTACACCTGGTGCTCAGCGATCGCAGCCGTGGCCTGGTGGACGCAGAAGCACTGAACTGGATGAAGCCCGGCGCTTATCTGATCAATTCGTCACGCGGCCCGATCATCGATCAGGCCGCGCTGATCGAAACACTGCAGCAGCGCAGAATCGCCGGCGCAGCGCTGGACGTCTTCGACATCGAACCGCTGCCGGCCGACCACCCGTTCCGTACCCTGGACAACGTGCTGGCGACCCCGCACATCGGGTACGTCACCGAGAACAACTACCGGACTTTCTACGGGCAGATGATCGAAGACATCCAGGCGTGGCATGCGGGGTCGCCCATTCGGGTGTTTGGCTGA